One segment of Tamlana crocina DNA contains the following:
- a CDS encoding response regulator codes for MTEKIKILMIDDHPIIIEGYQNTLLFTKKDNQELEIDIANNCDEAIKLMNRSVQNERPYNVLFVDISLPPSADGTMNSGEDLAEYARKALPDAKIIILTMFNESFRIHNIIKTIDPEGFLIKSDLTSNELASAFQAVLNNPPFYSGTVNSHIRKTITSDVVIDDKNRKILYLLSQGIKTKNLASHLDISLSAIEKRKKQLRDIFEVYDGQDETLLNEARKKGFV; via the coding sequence ATGACTGAAAAAATAAAAATATTAATGATTGATGACCACCCAATAATAATTGAGGGGTATCAAAACACCTTGCTTTTTACTAAAAAAGACAATCAAGAATTAGAAATAGACATTGCCAATAATTGCGATGAGGCCATTAAATTAATGAACCGCTCGGTGCAGAATGAACGCCCGTATAATGTCCTTTTTGTTGATATAAGTTTACCACCTTCGGCCGATGGCACAATGAATTCGGGTGAAGATTTGGCTGAGTACGCACGAAAAGCACTTCCCGATGCCAAAATCATCATTTTAACCATGTTTAATGAATCCTTCAGAATCCATAATATTATAAAAACGATTGATCCCGAAGGTTTTTTAATAAAAAGTGATTTAACTTCCAACGAGCTGGCCAGTGCTTTCCAAGCGGTACTCAATAATCCGCCGTTTTATAGCGGAACGGTAAACAGCCACATTCGTAAAACCATAACCAGCGATGTGGTTATAGACGACAAAAACAGAAAGATTTTGTACCTATTATCACAAGGTATAAAGACCAAAAATTTGGCTTCACATCTAGATATTTCGTTAAGCGCCATTGAAAAACGAAAAAAACAATTACGCGATATTTTTGAGGTGTACGATGGCCAAGATGAAACCCTGCTTAATGAAGCTCGAAAAAAAGGGTTTGTTTAG
- a CDS encoding DUF456 domain-containing protein, producing the protein MDIILIIISAFIMLLGILGSFLPVLPGPLTSWLGLLVVHFTKAIPMDKPFIIITLLVAGFIWVLDYIIPAVGTKRFGGTRYGMIGTTIGLIVGILAPIPGGIIIGPFVGALIGELLNKADSKTAIRAAFGSFIGFLASTFIKFVVAIVYLGLYISLIWEYRNSIFDI; encoded by the coding sequence ATGGACATTATTCTAATAATCATTTCAGCATTTATAATGCTTTTGGGCATCTTAGGGAGTTTTTTGCCCGTACTGCCCGGGCCACTTACCAGTTGGCTTGGGCTTTTGGTGGTCCACTTTACCAAAGCCATCCCCATGGACAAACCATTTATAATCATCACGCTTTTGGTAGCGGGATTTATTTGGGTGTTGGATTATATTATTCCGGCAGTGGGCACCAAACGCTTTGGCGGTACTCGATACGGTATGATCGGCACTACCATTGGGCTAATAGTTGGTATTTTGGCCCCAATTCCCGGTGGAATAATTATTGGCCCTTTTGTTGGTGCATTAATCGGCGAGCTACTTAATAAAGCGGACTCCAAAACGGCCATTAGGGCAGCATTTGGTTCGTTTATTGGCTTTTTGGCTTCAACCTTTATAAAATTTGTGGTTGCGATTGTGTACCTGGGTCTTTACATTAGTTTGATTTGGGAATACAGAAACTCTATTTTCGATATATAA
- a CDS encoding LacI family DNA-binding transcriptional regulator, producing the protein MVTLKQLAKELGVSISTVSKALNNSEEIGEETVKRVKQLAEQYNYTPNKVALSLKQSKTKTIGVIIPNILNRFLAKVLFGIEREANKHGYNIITCISNESLEKEKEALKLLANGSVDGFVLSVAEETQVNNEIAHFKNTINQGLPIVMFDRVAHDVMCDKVIVDDFDATYNATKSLLNENRKRIAFVSSINDLSVGKLRERGYNKAMLESRCEPLVLAVKKKDDHQKKIKAFFKKNRNIDGVIAAESSSGIIALNTAINLGLKVPKDVSVIAFASKSDSYHTLPKLTTIRQHAKIIGAHAAQMLIRRLQNPSTVEDVKTKIVKTSLVKNKSTL; encoded by the coding sequence ATGGTTACTTTAAAACAGCTGGCAAAAGAATTGGGGGTTTCAATTTCAACGGTTTCCAAAGCACTTAATAATAGTGAGGAAATTGGGGAAGAAACTGTAAAGCGTGTTAAGCAACTCGCTGAACAATATAATTACACCCCAAACAAAGTGGCTTTGAGTTTAAAGCAGAGTAAAACCAAGACTATAGGGGTAATTATTCCGAATATACTCAACCGGTTTTTGGCCAAGGTGCTTTTTGGTATTGAGCGCGAGGCCAATAAGCATGGTTACAATATTATAACCTGTATATCCAACGAGTCGTTGGAAAAGGAAAAGGAAGCACTTAAGCTTTTGGCTAACGGTAGTGTGGATGGGTTTGTATTATCGGTTGCTGAAGAAACCCAAGTAAATAATGAAATAGCTCATTTTAAAAATACCATCAACCAAGGTTTGCCTATTGTGATGTTCGATAGGGTGGCGCATGATGTAATGTGCGATAAAGTGATAGTTGATGATTTTGATGCTACTTACAACGCTACCAAAAGCTTGTTGAATGAAAATAGAAAACGAATCGCTTTTGTTAGTTCTATAAATGATTTGAGTGTTGGGAAACTCAGGGAGCGTGGGTATAACAAGGCTATGCTTGAAAGCAGATGTGAGCCTTTGGTGTTGGCCGTTAAGAAGAAAGACGATCATCAAAAGAAAATAAAGGCATTTTTTAAAAAAAATAGAAATATTGATGGTGTTATTGCTGCCGAAAGTTCTTCTGGAATTATTGCGTTAAACACCGCAATTAATTTGGGGCTAAAAGTACCTAAGGATGTTTCTGTTATTGCTTTTGCCAGTAAATCTGATTCCTATCATACCCTTCCAAAATTGACTACTATCCGTCAGCATGCAAAAATTATTGGAGCCCATGCGGCACAAATGTTAATCCGTAGATTGCAAAATCCTTCCACTGTTGAAGATGTAAAAACCAAAATCGTTAAAACTTCCTTGGTGAAAAATAAGTCTACCTTGTAA
- a CDS encoding glycosyltransferase — translation MIIVSAFITIAYLLLIGAFIFGLERIALFNLENLASKTNFSIVIPFRNEAENLPGLLASIERLNYPKDQFETLFIDDASEDNSAEIIKQSLSKSNINFKIVKNERSTASPKKDAIETAIKQAKHDWIITTDADCILPEYWLNSFDEFIQKNDALCISGPVTYTEKNSFLNRFQILDLLSLQGATIGGFGLKKPFLCNGANLAYKKELFLKLNGFEGNSNIASGDDIFLLEKVAKTHPKQLHYLKCKQAIVETLPQPSWNHLFEQRKRWAAKTSNYNNGFGKLTGLVVLLMNALVVFGLGFSIFGALNPKFWIYIFAAKFCIDFGLIYKSAIFFNQKSALKSFVFAFLVYPFFSVFVALTSLVSGYQWKGRTFKK, via the coding sequence ATGATTATCGTTTCCGCCTTTATAACCATTGCTTATTTGCTTTTAATTGGCGCTTTCATTTTCGGGCTTGAGCGTATTGCTTTATTTAATTTAGAAAATCTCGCATCAAAAACTAATTTTTCAATCGTGATTCCTTTTCGGAATGAAGCTGAAAACCTGCCGGGTTTGTTGGCATCGATTGAACGACTGAACTACCCAAAAGACCAATTTGAAACTCTTTTTATTGATGATGCCTCAGAAGACAATTCAGCCGAAATCATAAAACAATCGCTTTCAAAAAGTAATATCAATTTCAAGATCGTTAAGAACGAAAGAAGCACGGCTTCTCCAAAAAAGGACGCCATTGAAACCGCCATAAAACAGGCAAAACACGATTGGATAATCACTACCGATGCCGATTGTATTTTGCCCGAATATTGGCTGAATAGTTTTGATGAATTTATTCAAAAAAATGATGCTTTGTGTATTTCCGGCCCTGTGACCTATACCGAAAAAAACTCGTTTTTAAACCGCTTTCAAATACTGGATTTACTCAGTTTGCAAGGCGCTACAATTGGTGGTTTCGGGCTTAAAAAACCCTTTTTGTGCAACGGAGCCAATCTGGCTTACAAAAAAGAACTTTTTTTAAAACTCAACGGTTTTGAAGGAAATAGCAATATAGCCAGCGGCGACGATATTTTCCTTTTGGAAAAAGTAGCTAAAACGCACCCCAAACAACTTCACTATTTAAAGTGTAAACAGGCCATTGTTGAAACCTTGCCACAACCTAGCTGGAACCATTTATTTGAACAACGAAAACGTTGGGCAGCAAAAACCAGCAACTACAATAACGGTTTCGGAAAACTTACAGGACTTGTGGTTTTGCTCATGAACGCTTTAGTAGTTTTTGGTTTGGGGTTTTCCATTTTCGGCGCGTTAAATCCTAAATTTTGGATTTATATTTTCGCAGCAAAATTTTGTATTGATTTCGGTTTAATTTACAAATCGGCAATATTTTTCAATCAGAAATCAGCACTTAAAAGCTTTGTATTTGCGTTTTTAGTGTATCCGTTTTTTAGTGTTTTTGTGGCATTGACTTCCTTGGTTTCTGGCTACCAATGGAAAGGGCGGACGTTTAAAAAATAA
- a CDS encoding sensor histidine kinase: MKYLLIYIAYFISVGFSFSQEKDIKKKVDSLRRNVLNSKTVDTLDLAASHYYVGEWYRKATTKTDSANYHYYKARKFYSLLGDKFGHASTLYGIANIQRNEKDFTSSEVNSIEAIAMLEQLDQTFNVKELKSFLYNNLGIVFNELEQYDESIKYHKNALEIKQNLEGIDKFKIYNSLNNIGYVYKNIGRYELALEHFNDILKDKQIKNENPEYYATTLANYAHTLYLSKQNEQLPELYFKALKFAEEEAPNGYVSIIINQYIAEYYNGRGQKALAKKYAYRAKNISEQYHNDDLLKSLLLLSEIEEGENATSHLKAYIKLSDSLKKNERAIRNKSARIRFETDQIEKENIQIAKERAWLLVISIVIIIASFLLYVVVAQRNKNKELQFIQKQQETNEEIYNLMLSQNESIEEARTLEKKRISEELHDGVLGRLFGTRLSLDSLNMNNTVEAIKTRGQYISELKNIEDDIRKVSHELNTDFVSGSGFIDIIKTLVETQTALYGLNYNLEHDDDINWDSAGNKMKIHIYRIIQETLHNIYKHANATYVNISFRQKNDVICLSIIDDGDGFDVNKAKSGIGLKNINSRIKEINGTINITSEKNTGTTVIIEAPIP; the protein is encoded by the coding sequence TTGAAGTATCTCTTAATATATATAGCTTACTTTATTTCTGTTGGCTTTTCATTTTCACAAGAGAAGGATATTAAGAAGAAAGTAGATTCTTTAAGGCGAAACGTTTTAAATTCAAAAACGGTAGATACTTTAGATCTCGCCGCATCACACTATTATGTTGGTGAGTGGTATAGAAAAGCAACTACAAAAACAGATAGTGCAAACTACCATTATTACAAGGCAAGAAAGTTTTATAGTTTGCTTGGAGACAAGTTTGGGCATGCATCAACACTTTATGGAATAGCAAATATTCAAAGAAATGAAAAGGATTTTACATCGAGTGAAGTCAACTCTATTGAGGCTATTGCAATGCTGGAACAGTTGGATCAGACTTTTAACGTAAAAGAGTTAAAATCGTTTTTGTATAACAATCTAGGTATCGTTTTTAATGAGCTTGAACAATATGATGAATCGATAAAGTACCATAAAAATGCACTCGAAATAAAACAAAATTTAGAGGGTATTGATAAATTTAAAATTTATAACTCCCTAAACAACATTGGGTATGTATATAAAAATATTGGTAGGTATGAGCTAGCTCTTGAGCATTTTAATGACATTTTAAAAGACAAACAAATTAAGAATGAAAACCCAGAGTACTATGCCACAACACTTGCTAATTATGCACACACACTTTACTTGTCAAAACAAAATGAGCAATTGCCAGAATTATATTTTAAAGCACTGAAATTCGCTGAGGAGGAAGCCCCCAATGGATATGTATCAATCATTATAAATCAATACATAGCCGAATACTACAATGGCAGGGGGCAAAAGGCTTTAGCCAAAAAATATGCATATAGGGCTAAAAATATTTCAGAGCAATACCACAATGATGATTTGTTGAAATCGTTGTTGTTGCTCTCGGAAATTGAGGAAGGCGAGAATGCAACGAGTCATTTAAAAGCGTATATAAAACTAAGCGACAGTTTGAAGAAAAACGAAAGGGCTATTCGCAACAAGTCGGCACGAATCCGTTTTGAAACCGATCAAATTGAAAAAGAAAACATCCAAATAGCCAAAGAGCGTGCTTGGTTGTTGGTTATTTCAATAGTAATAATCATTGCCTCATTCCTTCTTTATGTAGTGGTTGCCCAAAGAAATAAAAATAAAGAGCTTCAGTTCATTCAAAAACAACAGGAAACCAACGAGGAAATCTACAATTTAATGTTGTCGCAAAATGAAAGTATCGAAGAGGCAAGAACATTGGAAAAAAAGCGGATTTCTGAAGAATTGCACGATGGGGTACTAGGGAGATTATTTGGGACACGATTAAGTTTAGACAGCTTAAATATGAACAACACTGTTGAGGCCATAAAAACAAGAGGGCAGTACATTAGCGAACTAAAAAATATTGAGGACGATATTAGAAAAGTATCGCACGAACTGAACACCGATTTCGTTTCGGGCTCTGGGTTTATTGATATCATAAAAACTTTGGTGGAAACCCAAACAGCTTTGTACGGACTAAACTATAATCTGGAACACGACGATGATATTAATTGGGATTCGGCGGGTAATAAGATGAAAATTCACATTTACAGGATAATCCAAGAAACGCTTCATAACATCTACAAACACGCCAATGCCACATATGTAAATATTAGTTTTAGACAAAAAAATGATGTAATTTGCCTGAGCATAATTGATGATGGCGACGGGTTTGACGTGAACAAAGCCAAATCAGGAATTGGCCTAAAAAACATCAATTCAAGGATAAAAGAAATTAATGGAACAATAAATATAACTTCTGAAAAAAATACAGGAACAACAGTAATAATAGAGGCACCCATACCCTAA
- a CDS encoding HAD family hydrolase: MDFSKVKLVVSDMDGTLLNPKNEVSPRFFNQFKALKQQNIHFTAASGRQYQSILDKLHPIKDDISIIAENGGIMKHNNQEQILLQLTSENVKNAVTLLRNIEGAYSVLCGRQRAYIETTDETFISRFNNYYKEYTIVEDLTQVENDDFLKIAVFHHISSEAHILPTAKALKKDLQVIVSGENWLDISHAEANKSYALSLLQKELGVTKEETMVFGDYNNDLQMMDLAYFSYAMENAHDDVKKTARFKTKSNAEEGVETVLDELLKRS, encoded by the coding sequence ATGGATTTTTCGAAAGTAAAACTTGTAGTTTCAGATATGGACGGCACATTGCTAAACCCAAAAAACGAGGTTAGTCCCCGATTTTTCAATCAGTTTAAAGCACTAAAGCAACAAAACATTCACTTTACCGCTGCAAGCGGACGCCAATACCAAAGTATTCTGGACAAGCTGCACCCCATAAAAGACGACATTTCGATTATTGCTGAAAACGGAGGCATCATGAAGCACAACAACCAAGAGCAAATCTTGTTGCAACTTACCAGTGAAAACGTTAAAAATGCCGTTACGCTACTCAGAAACATTGAAGGTGCCTACTCTGTTTTATGCGGAAGGCAACGGGCTTACATTGAAACTACCGACGAAACATTTATTTCGCGATTCAATAATTATTACAAAGAATACACTATTGTTGAGGACTTAACCCAAGTTGAAAACGACGATTTCTTAAAAATCGCAGTATTCCACCACATATCTTCCGAAGCGCACATTCTCCCCACGGCCAAAGCCCTAAAAAAAGACCTGCAAGTTATCGTGTCTGGTGAAAACTGGCTAGATATTTCGCATGCCGAAGCCAATAAAAGCTACGCACTATCGCTTCTACAAAAAGAACTGGGCGTTACCAAGGAAGAAACCATGGTTTTTGGCGACTATAATAACGATTTACAAATGATGGATTTGGCCTATTTTAGTTACGCGATGGAAAATGCCCACGACGACGTAAAAAAAACAGCTCGATTTAAAACCAAAAGCAATGCAGAAGAAGGCGTTGAAACTGTTTTAGATGAGTTGCTGAAGCGAAGTTAG